In one window of Bos javanicus breed banteng chromosome 24, ARS-OSU_banteng_1.0, whole genome shotgun sequence DNA:
- the BCL2 gene encoding apoptosis regulator Bcl-2 isoform X3: MAHAGGTGYDNREIVMKYIHYKLSQRGYEWDAGDAGAAPPGAAPAPGILSSQPGRTPAPSRTSPPPPPAAAAGPAPSPVPPVVHLTLRQAGDDFSRRYRRDFAEMSSQLHLTPFTARGRFATVVEELFRDGVNWGRIVAFFEFGGVMCVESVNREMSPLVDSIALWMTEYLNRHLHTWIQDNGGWV; the protein is encoded by the coding sequence ATGGCGCACGCGGGGGGAACAGGCTACGATAACCGAGAGATCGTGATGAAGTACATCCACTATAAGCTGTCGCAGCGGGGCTACGAGTGGGATGCCGGAGACGCGGGCGCCGCGCCCCCCGGGGCCGCTCCCGCGCCGGGCATCCTGTCCTCCCAGCCGGGCCGCACACCCGCGCCCTCCAGGacctccccgccgccgcccccggccgccgccgccgggccTGCGCCCAGCCCGGTGCCGCCTGTGGTGCACCTGACCCTGCGCCAGGCCGGCGATGACTTCTCTCGGCGCTACCGCCGCGACTTCGCCGAGATGTCCAGTCAACTGCACCTGACGCCCTTCACCGCGAGGGGACGCTTCGCCACGGTGGTGGAGGAGCTCTTCAGGGACGGGGTGAACTGGGGGCGCATCGTGGCCTTCTTTGAGTTCGGAGGGGTCATGTGTGTGGAGAGCGTCAACCGGGAGATGTCGCCCCTGGTGGACAGCATCGCCCTGTGGATGACCGAGTACCTGAACCGGCACCTGCACACCTGGATCCAGGACAACGGAGGCTGG